The following DNA comes from Streptomyces sp. Ag109_O5-10.
CAGGACGACGACCTGGGGGGCGTCGGCACGCGCGCGCAGCCGCTCGGTGGCGGTGAGTCCGTCCACGGACCGCATCCGGATGTCCATCAGCACGACGTCCGGACGGGTGCGGTCCACGAGCGCCTCGACCTCGTCGCCGTCGGTGCCCTCCCCGACGATCTCGATGTCCCCGGCCCCGCCCATCATGAGGGCGAGACCCGCCCGCACCAGCGGATCGTCGTCGACGAGCAGCAGTCTGATCGCGGTCATGGCTCCTAGGTAATCACGCGGGTACGGCGGCAGGTGCCCGGTCGCCCGGCCGTCACGCGGCCGGGGAGGCGGCGGCCCAGGGCAGCCAGGCGCGCACCTCGAAGCCGCCGTCGCCGACGGCCCGGTGCTCCAGCCGTCCACCGGCCAGCGTGGCGCGTTCGGTGAGGCCGATCAGGCCCTGCCCGGAGCCGGGGACGTGCGGGGCCTCGGTCGCGGGGGCGGGGTTGTGCACGGTGATGTCCAGGCCGTCGCCCGGGGCGCCGGTGACGCGGACGGTGACCTCGGCGCCGGGGGCGTGCTTGCGGGCGTTGGTGAGGCCCTCCTGGGCGATCCGGTAGGCGGTGCGGCCGACGGAGGCGGGGACCGCGGCCGGGTCGCCGACGTGGTTGTCCAGCACCACCTTCATGCCGGCCCCCCGTACTTCGGCGACCAGCGAGTCCAGCGCGGCCAGCGTCGGCTGCGGCCGGCCGCCCGCCTCGTCGCCGTCGGCGGCGCGCAGCACGCCGATGATCTCGCGCAGGTCCTGGAGGGCCTCGTGGGCGCTCTCCCGGATGACCCCGGCGGCCCGGGCGATCTCCTCCCGGGGCGCGTCGGGCCGGAACTCCAGCGCCCCGGCGTGCACGCTGAGCAGGGTCAGCCGGTGGGCGAGGACGTCGTGCATCTCGCGGGCGATGGCCTCCCGGGCCAGCCGCTGGGCCCGCTCGGCGCGCAGCCCGGCCTCGGTCTCGGCCCGCCGGGCCCGGTCGCGCAGGCTGACCATCAGCTGCCGTTTGGAGCGCACGAACATGCCGAGGCTGACCACGAGGAGGGTGAGCAGCACGACGAGGATGACGACGGCCAGGTACGGCAGGTCGGGGTCGGGGCGCAGCCAGTAGAAGAGCGGGACCAGCACGAGGTTGGCGGCGGTGATCCAGGCGACGTGCCGGAACGGGCGGTGCACGGCGAGCGTGAACAGCGCGACCATGGAGGCGCCGCCCGCGGTGTCGGAGGCGAAGCTGACCGGGACCATGGCGATCGCCAGACCGGTCGGCCAGCGGCGGCGCAGCCAGACCGCGGCGCAGGACAGACCGCCGATCAGCTGGTCGGCGACGGCGAGGCCGTGCGGGACGTGGGGGTCCTGGCGCATGGTGTTGGCGGCGGCCACGCCGAGGAGGACGGCCAGCAGGAAGCAGCTGAAGTCGACGAGCCAGTCACGCGCGGTGCGCCGGGGCCGGCGGCCGGCCGGACCGGCGTCGGGGTCGAGTTCATGGATCACGGCGGAGGGGAACAGCCACCGCCGCCCCTCGAACGTCCGTATAGAGATGTCACCGCTCACGGTCGACAAATCTACGCAGGACCGGTCCGTGGCACCTACTCGTGCACGGGATCGTCGACCAAAGTTGGGCCCGTGTGGACTTTCGGTGCGCCGCGCGCGCGTGCGGAGGGTCTTCCGGCGGGCACGGCCCGCCCCACGGCCGATGGTGCGGGCGGAGGACGCGGGGCGAGGGTCGTACCGTGAAACGGTTGCTGGAACTGCTCGGATTCCTCGCCCTGGCCCAGGGTGTGCTGGGGTTGCTGCACGAGGTCACCGACGGGCGGGTGGGACTCGTGCGGCGGCTCGGCTTCCTCGACCCCTACGGCGTCTACGCGAGCGTCGCGCTGATCGTGCTGGCGTGCGCGCTGTTCGCCGCCGCGGGGAGCCGGAGGTCCGGTGGCGAATGAGCCGCGCTGGATATATGCGCATGCCGGTAGTGGGCGGAAATAAAATACCCGCGCATGCAATTATGACTCCTGTGTCCACGCGCGGACCGTCTCCGACGGCCCGGCCGTCCGGCACCCACCGATGGACCTCCCAAGGAGTCGTGTGTTGAACCCGCTCTTCACCCCCTTCGACCTCAAGTCGCTGACGATCCCCAACCGCATCTGGATGGCGGCGATGTGCCAGTACAGCGCGGAGCCGGACGGTGCGGCGGCCGGCGTCCCGACGGACTGGCACTTCTCCCACCTCGCCGCGCGCGCGGCCGGCGGCACCGGCCTGATCATCACCGAGGCCGCGGCGGTCAGCCCCGAGGGCCGGATCTCCCCCTACGACCTCGGCATCTGGAACGACGAGCAGGTCGCCGCCTTCCGGCGCATCACCGCCTTCCTGAAGTCGCAGGGCACGGTGCCCGGGATCCAGCTGGCGCACGCCGGGCGCAAGGCGTCGACCGAGCGCACCTGGGTCGACCGCGGGCGTCCGATCGCCCCGGACGAGCCGCACGGCTGGACGCCGGTGGGTCCCAGCGCGGTGGCCTTCGACGAGACGTCGACGGTGCCCGAGGAGCTGACCACGGACGGCATCCGCGAGATCGTCCAGCAGTTCGCCGACGCCGCCGTACGCGCCCACGCGGCCGGTTTCCAGATCGCCGAGATCCACGGCGCCCACGGCTACCTGATCCACCAGTTCCTCTCCCCGCAGAGCAACCGGCGCACCGACGAGTACGGCGGTTCCTTCGAGGGCCGGATCCGCTTCGCCCTGGAGGTCGTCGACGCCGTGCGCGCCGTGTGGCCCGAGGAGCTGCCGGTGTTCTTCCGCATCTCCGCGACCGACTGGCTGTCGGAGAACCCCGAGGACGGCCGGAGGGGCTGGACCGCCGACGACACCGTCCGCCTCGCCAGGGAGCTGCTGGCGCACGGCGTCGACCTGATGGACATCTCCACCGGCGGCATCGTCCCCGACGCGAAGATCACGAGCGGACCCGGCTACCAGGTCCCCTTCGCGGACCGCGTCCGCAACGAGACCGGCATGCCCGTCGCCGCCGTGGGCCTGATCACCGAGCCCGCGCAGGCCGACAAGGTCGTCGCCTCCGGCAGCGCCGACGCGGTCCTGCTGGGCCGGGAACTCCTGCGCAACCCGTACTGGGCCCGGCACGCCGCGGACCAGCTCGGCGGCAGCGTCGGCGCGCCCGTCCAGTACCACAGGGCCTGACACCGGCCCGCCGGCGGTTCGGATGCGGCGACGGCGACGAAGACGTCACCGTTCGCCCGTCCCGCGCTCCGGCCGGACACTTGAAGTGAGCGCACCGCTCACACTTTCGCCGTTCCCCGTCGCGAACCGCTTCCGGACCGCCGGCCCCGGGGCACCCCGGTGCCGTGACGTCACGCCCGCGGAACGCGGCCGACACTCCGGAAGCGATGCGATCGACATGATTGTCGCGATCACCTGCGCCGTGCTCGCCGCCGCCAGCAACGCGTGGGGCACGGTCCTGCAGCGACGCGCCGCCACGGCCACGCCCGAATCCCGCTCCCCGCTCGCCCTCGTCGGGAACCTGCTGCGCAACCCCGTCTGGCTCGGCGGAATCCTCGGAGTGATCGGCTCGGCCCTGTTCCAGGCACTCGCGCTCAACTTCGGGACCCTGGCGGCCGTCCAGCCGGTCTTCATCCTCGAACTGCCGCTCGCGCTCGTCTTCGGCAGCCTCGTGTTCCGGGTCCGGGTCTCCCGGAAGGCGTGGTGGTGCGTCGCCGCGATCTTCGCGGGGCTGGCCATCAGCCTCTTCTCCGCCGCTCCCTCCGGCGGACGCGCCCAGGTCCCCGGCCTCTGGTGGGTGCCCACGATCGCCGTCATGGGCGCGGTCACCGCCGCGCTCGTCCTCGTCGGCCTGCGCCGCCCGCACGGCCTGGCACGCGCGGCCTGCCTGGCCGCGGCCGCCGCCGTCGGCAACGCGCTCACGGCGGCCCTGGTGAAGTCCGCGACGCACATCCTGTCCCGGCAGGGGGCCACCGCGTTCTTCCTCGCGTGGCAGACCTACGGCTTCGCGCTCGTCGGCTCGTTCTCCATCATCCTGCTGGGCTACGCCATGCAGGGAGGCCCCCTCATCGCCTCCCAGCCGGCGCTCACCCTCGGCGACGCCGTGGTCAGCTTCTGTCTCGGAGTCACCCTCTACGCGGAGTCACCCCGCCACGGCATGTGGCTCCTGCCAGGCCTTTTCGGGGTCGCCCTCCTCTCGTACGGCGTCGTCACCCTCTCCCGCACCCGTTGTCTGGCGAAGTGCGTCGACCGTGACGCGGAGGAGGACCCTCACCGGGCGGAACGCCGGGCGGCGACGGCGATGTAGCCGGGACGGCATGTGCGGGCACCCCGACACCCGGGACCGGAAGTCCGGCATGACGGTGCCCATGTCCACGTACCGAAAGGCCGATGCCGCGTAGGCGCCCCGGCGCCACCGACCGCGCGCTGCGCCGGTACCGGGCGTTTCCGCAGCCTCCCGGACGACGGCCCCGGTATCCGCAGGACGCGGAGTGTTCGTGCCGCGGCTGCTCCTTCGACGACGTACGGCACGCACGCGACGTGCTCGCGGAGGTCCTGCGGCAGCTGCCTCCCCGGTCCCGCGCCCGGCTGGCACGCCAGGTGCGCGCCCTGGACGCCGGGTACGCCGCCGAGCGCACGCCGCCCGATCCGTTCGCCGCCGACCGGCAGTGGCGTTCCGACCTCTGGTGGCGGCGCCGGCTGACCGGCGGTCCAGGTTAACTTCGCGAAAACGAAGGGGACGTGACGGGACTTTCCTTCAACTTGTCATTGACATGCCATACTCTACGCGCGTCATCATGGGCCCGTGAGATTCCCCCCACGAATCACCCGTACCGGCGTTGCGGGCGCCCAGCGTCCGCCCTCGTCGCGGGCGGCGCCGTCCGCGCCGTCACGGCGGACGCCGCTGCCGGCCCGGTCGGCAGTATCTGCTGCGGCGACCTGCCGTCGCAGGCGTACGACACGCTCGACCTGATCGCGTCGAACCGACGGTACGTCAGGCACAACAGGGTCCGGTCGGGTCAAGCCCCCCACGGCTGATCCGGCCGGCCTTGACGCCCGCCACCACACGCATGGCGTTGCCGGTTCTGCCACCTGTTCCGGTGACAGAGCAACGCTTACCCACGGACTGAAACCCGCGAGCTCGACGCCTGCACAGGTGTTGGCGGGCAGAGGGACGTCCGCACCGACCATATCGGTCATGAGAATGCGCCAGATCTTGTAGCCGTGAATCACGCTGGACGCCTCATCGTGACCCCCGGCTGATCCAGTAGACACTGAACTTGAATCGGCGATGTCGGGTTCGGCCGATGTGCGACAGCCCGGTCGTCCTGCCTTGTCAGCGGCGAGTCGGTTGCAGGCGCTCGATGCGGTCAAGGTCGCCGGCGAGAAGGCTCCGGTGGCTGATGGTGAAGTCTCCGTTGAGTAGGGACTGCCCTTCGCCGTAGTAGCGGCCCACAACGGCGGCGGGAAGAAAGGCGCGCAGGCTGTGGCGCATGTTCGTGGGGTAGTCGACGGGTTCGCCCCAGTCAGCAGGGGCTTCGTCGGTGGAGAGCAGGACCCAGTGGTCCACGGGCACGGCGGCGTCGACGTCCGGTGCCGCTCCGGTGTGGCTGTCCAGGGCTGGCACGGTCAGCTGGTCGGGGTCGAGGGGCGGGTACCACAGCAGCAGGGGCTTGGCGCGTTGCGCGTCGGCGTTGTCGAAGCAGCACACGGCGATGGTGTGGTCAGGAAAGTGGGCGGCGTAGAAGCGCAGGAGATCCGGGTCGAGTTCTGGGCGGCGGTGCAGCGGTACTTGCCGCAGCGCGGTGGGGACTGCGGTGGGGTCGGTGGCCAGGAGCACCGTGTAGACGTCGTGGTCGAAGACCTGGACGGGCTGCGGTTCCGCGCTCATCCACGCGATGTCGTCGGCTCCGGCGGCGACGGGTTCCACAGCGGCGACCATGCGGTGCAGGACATCGCCGGTACGCCCGGCGGAAAGGAAGTGCCTGGGGGAAAGCTGCCTGGTGGGCAGGTGCAGCAGCATGGCGTTCGGTCCGTCCGCCAGATTGACGGCGGTGTTCTGGTAGCCCAGGACGTGGATCAGGCCATGCTCCGGGTGGTGCTGCCTTCCGCAGTACACGATCGTGCCGGAGAACGCGGCCTCACCTGTCGAGATACACATGGCGGCAAGGTATCGCTCAGCCGTACATGTTCACCGAGTCGATCGCGCAGTGCGACCAGTCCAGCTCGCCGCGGGCACCGATTTCGTCGAGGCCCAGACGGTGGAGCTTGGTCCGGCCGGTCTCCGGTGCGCCCTCACCCCGTGTGTGTGGAGAACAGTCCGCCGGTCGGGCCCTGCTTGTCGCCGCCCTGGGCCTTCTTGAGGGCGTTGGCGAGGCTCTCGATGGTGAGGGACTGCAGGATCACCCGGCCGTTGCCCTCCAGGGTGGCCAGGGAGAGGCCCTCGCCGCCGAAGACCGCGTTCATGAGGCCCTGGCGGTTGAGGCCGCCGACGCGCTGGACGCCGTACTGGATGCCCTCCTCGAAGGCGACGACGCAGCCCGTGTCGAC
Coding sequences within:
- a CDS encoding NADH:flavin oxidoreductase/NADH oxidase; this encodes MNPLFTPFDLKSLTIPNRIWMAAMCQYSAEPDGAAAGVPTDWHFSHLAARAAGGTGLIITEAAAVSPEGRISPYDLGIWNDEQVAAFRRITAFLKSQGTVPGIQLAHAGRKASTERTWVDRGRPIAPDEPHGWTPVGPSAVAFDETSTVPEELTTDGIREIVQQFADAAVRAHAAGFQIAEIHGAHGYLIHQFLSPQSNRRTDEYGGSFEGRIRFALEVVDAVRAVWPEELPVFFRISATDWLSENPEDGRRGWTADDTVRLARELLAHGVDLMDISTGGIVPDAKITSGPGYQVPFADRVRNETGMPVAAVGLITEPAQADKVVASGSADAVLLGRELLRNPYWARHAADQLGGSVGAPVQYHRA
- a CDS encoding histidine kinase, with protein sequence MSTVSGDISIRTFEGRRWLFPSAVIHELDPDAGPAGRRPRRTARDWLVDFSCFLLAVLLGVAAANTMRQDPHVPHGLAVADQLIGGLSCAAVWLRRRWPTGLAIAMVPVSFASDTAGGASMVALFTLAVHRPFRHVAWITAANLVLVPLFYWLRPDPDLPYLAVVILVVLLTLLVVSLGMFVRSKRQLMVSLRDRARRAETEAGLRAERAQRLAREAIAREMHDVLAHRLTLLSVHAGALEFRPDAPREEIARAAGVIRESAHEALQDLREIIGVLRAADGDEAGGRPQPTLAALDSLVAEVRGAGMKVVLDNHVGDPAAVPASVGRTAYRIAQEGLTNARKHAPGAEVTVRVTGAPGDGLDITVHNPAPATEAPHVPGSGQGLIGLTERATLAGGRLEHRAVGDGGFEVRAWLPWAAASPAA
- a CDS encoding DMT family transporter, giving the protein MIVAITCAVLAAASNAWGTVLQRRAATATPESRSPLALVGNLLRNPVWLGGILGVIGSALFQALALNFGTLAAVQPVFILELPLALVFGSLVFRVRVSRKAWWCVAAIFAGLAISLFSAAPSGGRAQVPGLWWVPTIAVMGAVTAALVLVGLRRPHGLARAACLAAAAAVGNALTAALVKSATHILSRQGATAFFLAWQTYGFALVGSFSIILLGYAMQGGPLIASQPALTLGDAVVSFCLGVTLYAESPRHGMWLLPGLFGVALLSYGVVTLSRTRCLAKCVDRDAEEDPHRAERRAATAM